The Metabacillus schmidteae genome has a segment encoding these proteins:
- a CDS encoding Gfo/Idh/MocA family protein has protein sequence MTLKVAVVGIGNIGSIHASVYKENQNTEIVAVCDILKVKADQAANKFGCKAFYSVKEMLDSGIELDLVSVCTKGEENGSEHFEPTMELLNVGIPVLGEKPISNNIEEGRKMVELARQNKIPYAVNLNHRFTPAAEKAKDWVINGRLGKLHMINMRMWINNPVESSPWFHLRALHPHSFDVIRYFGGDVKRVGAFMMKGEGRQIWSNTQIILEFENGAIGNLVGSYDAGASYGLELCEVVGSKGRFVLEDACEQLTFYPRTSIETESYRYLGGMRSFPETFKSRIDSFINQLIGGVPYDQVDGSGEDALKAQQIIEAAILSFETGSIVDVKDVELISGGIK, from the coding sequence ATGACGTTAAAAGTAGCAGTTGTAGGAATAGGGAACATTGGAAGTATACATGCTTCAGTTTATAAAGAAAATCAGAATACCGAAATTGTAGCAGTATGTGACATCCTGAAAGTAAAAGCAGATCAGGCAGCCAATAAATTTGGCTGTAAAGCATTCTACAGTGTTAAAGAGATGCTGGATAGCGGAATAGAGTTAGATCTTGTAAGCGTTTGTACAAAAGGTGAAGAAAATGGAAGTGAGCATTTTGAGCCAACAATGGAATTGTTGAACGTTGGAATTCCTGTACTTGGTGAAAAGCCGATTTCAAACAATATTGAAGAAGGCAGAAAAATGGTTGAGCTTGCCAGGCAAAATAAGATTCCTTATGCAGTAAATCTCAACCACAGGTTTACACCAGCTGCTGAAAAAGCGAAGGATTGGGTGATAAATGGCCGTCTAGGAAAACTCCATATGATCAATATGAGAATGTGGATTAACAATCCAGTAGAGAGCTCACCTTGGTTTCATTTACGCGCATTACACCCACACTCCTTCGATGTGATCAGATATTTCGGCGGTGATGTGAAAAGAGTTGGGGCGTTTATGATGAAGGGGGAAGGAAGACAAATTTGGTCAAACACTCAAATCATACTAGAGTTTGAGAATGGTGCAATTGGAAATTTAGTAGGAAGCTATGATGCTGGAGCAAGCTATGGGTTAGAACTATGTGAAGTAGTAGGCTCGAAAGGTCGATTTGTCCTTGAAGATGCATGTGAACAATTAACATTTTACCCAAGAACAAGTATTGAGACAGAAAGCTATCGTTATCTTGGAGGAATGAGATCATTTCCGGAAACGTTTAAATCACGTATTGATTCATTTATTAATCAGTTAATAGGCGGTGTTCCATATGATCAAGTGGATGGTTCAGGGGAAGATGCCTTAAAGGCACAGCAAATTATTGAAGCAGCCATTCTATCATTTGAAACTGGGTCAATCGTTGATGTAAAAGATGTAGAGTTAATTTCAGGAGGGATAAAATGA
- a CDS encoding sensory rhodopsin transducer, which produces MAGKYTWIIPDGFLQPKSMGDQISHEAVCVLNLTEDHADIQLTFYFEDRDPMELFFSECGSKRTHHIRLDKLKDREGNLVPRNIPYAIKVDSSVPIIVQHSRLDTSQEALALFTTMGYAIEG; this is translated from the coding sequence TTGGCAGGAAAGTATACATGGATTATTCCAGATGGGTTTTTACAGCCCAAAAGTATGGGGGATCAAATCAGCCATGAGGCGGTTTGTGTATTAAATTTAACAGAAGATCATGCAGACATTCAACTGACATTTTATTTTGAAGATCGAGATCCCATGGAGTTGTTTTTCTCAGAATGTGGCTCAAAAAGAACACATCATATTCGGTTAGATAAATTAAAAGACCGTGAAGGTAATTTAGTTCCTAGAAATATTCCGTATGCAATAAAGGTAGATAGTAGTGTACCCATTATTGTCCAGCATAGCAGATTAGATACATCACAAGAAGCACTTGCTCTGTTTACCACAATGGGGTATGCGATCGAAGGGTAG
- a CDS encoding carbohydrate ABC transporter permease: MLKTFKQDIWSHLFLILMAFIALYPFFYMIITSFKTNGQFYSNFFGITFPLHFENYAIAWESIGGYIFNSVFIGVVSVLIIIATSALAGYSFARLRFKGKNFLYMSVVALLMIPGLLTLIPLFLLVKSFGLLDSYIGLIIAFAAGGQAFTIFVFRQSFASLPEELFEAARIDGCGELRVFWQIVLPLSKPIIGTMAIWNLLAIWNEYMMPLVLLSDSSKFPITVGLIQFESQFVSQTLYGPMFAGYTIASLPLLILFLFTMRLFMKGLTSGAVKI, translated from the coding sequence ATGCTCAAGACATTTAAGCAAGATATATGGAGCCATCTATTTCTCATTTTAATGGCATTTATTGCACTTTACCCGTTTTTCTATATGATTATTACTTCGTTTAAAACAAACGGACAGTTTTACAGTAATTTCTTTGGTATAACGTTTCCTTTGCATTTTGAAAATTATGCAATTGCATGGGAATCTATTGGTGGATATATTTTTAATTCTGTTTTTATTGGAGTAGTAAGTGTATTAATTATCATAGCCACTTCAGCTCTAGCGGGATATTCCTTTGCACGCTTACGATTTAAGGGGAAAAACTTCCTATATATGTCTGTTGTTGCCTTACTCATGATACCGGGATTACTTACATTAATTCCTCTTTTCTTACTAGTGAAAAGCTTTGGATTACTAGATTCCTATATTGGTTTAATTATTGCCTTCGCAGCTGGAGGCCAAGCCTTTACTATTTTTGTTTTTAGGCAATCATTTGCCTCCTTGCCGGAGGAGTTATTTGAAGCAGCACGTATTGATGGTTGTGGCGAGCTTCGTGTATTTTGGCAGATTGTACTTCCATTATCCAAGCCGATCATAGGTACAATGGCGATATGGAATCTTTTAGCCATTTGGAATGAGTATATGATGCCACTTGTTTTATTGAGCGATTCAAGTAAATTCCCAATAACAGTAGGACTGATTCAATTTGAAAGTCAATTTGTATCACAAACATTATATGGACCGATGTTTGCAGGGTACACAATTGCTTCGTTGCCATTACTCATCTTGTTCTTATTTACAATGAGGCTGTTTATGAAAGGATTAACTTCCGGTGCTGTAAAAATCTAA
- a CDS encoding carbohydrate ABC transporter permease, which produces MPETVQQLEKSNVITKKKKSGKLRYNWKSGYGMLIPSFILLITFMYYPALIAIGFSFTNWDGFNQPQFTGLQNYISLFKDKIFLISMKNVGIWTIVKVIVELLVPLFVAVIIFHLKSKRMQYIYRVLFVIPVVVPGIVMFMIWGFIYDPNVGVLNTLLKTLGLEGIIQNWLGDPNIALYALMFVGFPFVVPFNLLIFYAGLQSISESVYESAKLDGITKVRRFFQIEIPLVMGQVKLILILTVIQLLQNVTLPLVMTNGGPGYSSYVPGLYMYFLAFQNGEFGLGMAVSMIIFVIVLILTWIQMKFINPSTEYKA; this is translated from the coding sequence GTGCCTGAAACAGTCCAGCAATTAGAAAAAAGTAATGTAATAACGAAAAAGAAAAAGTCAGGAAAATTGCGATATAATTGGAAATCCGGTTACGGTATGCTTATACCTTCCTTTATTCTACTAATTACGTTTATGTATTACCCTGCCTTAATCGCAATCGGCTTTTCATTTACAAATTGGGACGGATTTAACCAGCCTCAATTCACTGGTCTTCAAAATTATATTTCTTTGTTCAAAGACAAAATCTTTTTGATTTCCATGAAAAATGTAGGGATATGGACAATTGTTAAAGTCATCGTTGAATTGCTTGTTCCATTATTCGTTGCTGTCATCATCTTTCATTTGAAAAGTAAAAGAATGCAATATATTTACCGAGTATTATTTGTTATTCCAGTTGTCGTTCCAGGAATTGTTATGTTTATGATTTGGGGGTTTATTTATGATCCCAATGTTGGAGTTCTTAATACATTATTGAAAACATTAGGACTTGAAGGGATTATTCAGAACTGGCTTGGTGATCCAAACATTGCACTATATGCTTTGATGTTCGTAGGTTTCCCTTTTGTCGTCCCTTTTAATCTATTAATTTTCTATGCAGGATTACAGTCTATTTCAGAAAGTGTCTATGAATCAGCAAAACTAGACGGAATTACAAAGGTTAGGAGATTTTTTCAAATTGAAATTCCTTTAGTTATGGGACAAGTGAAATTAATTCTAATCTTAACGGTTATCCAATTACTTCAAAACGTAACGCTTCCACTAGTTATGACAAATGGAGGACCTGGTTATTCCTCATATGTTCCTGGGCTGTATATGTATTTTCTTGCCTTCCAAAACGGAGAATTTGGGTTAGGGATGGCTGTTTCTATGATCATTTTTGTAATTGTACTGATCTTAACTTGGATTCAGATGAAATTTATAAATCCAAGTACAGAATACAAAGCATAA
- a CDS encoding type 2 periplasmic-binding domain-containing protein, producing MAIWPILKDFSQYWQPDFTGGDSNGQGTMLAFLTGEVGMYFDGSWASQQIKSANPDFEWSSFKNPFPDTATSEFATDFDSSAAIGGPSSSFQYAVPTKKANNTLTPAKEKAIVDWLMYITTPEHNEAIVNELGENVPTIAGAQPIEELTGLTDLANQPLQSVFGGINLEKKELDAIYRAFQGYILGDTSLEEFAKVADTEMEKTADSLIQQNNWDLSEYLDE from the coding sequence ATGGCGATTTGGCCTATTTTAAAAGACTTTTCACAATATTGGCAACCAGATTTCACTGGTGGTGATTCAAATGGACAAGGCACAATGCTTGCCTTTTTAACTGGAGAAGTTGGGATGTATTTCGATGGTTCTTGGGCATCACAACAAATTAAATCAGCAAACCCAGATTTTGAATGGTCATCTTTTAAGAATCCGTTTCCTGATACAGCAACTTCAGAATTCGCAACAGATTTTGACTCGTCTGCAGCCATTGGCGGTCCTAGTTCATCCTTTCAATATGCTGTACCGACCAAGAAAGCAAATAATACGTTAACACCAGCTAAAGAGAAGGCGATCGTGGACTGGTTAATGTATATTACGACCCCGGAGCATAATGAAGCAATAGTGAATGAATTAGGGGAAAATGTTCCTACTATAGCAGGTGCACAACCAATTGAAGAACTAACTGGTTTAACAGATCTTGCAAATCAACCTCTACAAAGTGTGTTTGGTGGAATCAACCTTGAAAAGAAAGAGCTTGATGCAATCTATCGTGCTTTCCAAGGATATATTCTTGGTGATACCTCACTAGAGGAGTTTGCTAAGGTGGCAGATACTGAAATGGAAAAGACAGCTGATTCATTGATCCAGCAAAACAACTGGGATTTATCAGAATACTTGGATGAATAA
- a CDS encoding ABC transporter substrate-binding protein, producing the protein MNSLRKLGLISTIILLISSVLTGCIVPSSSPEETTETTDDEEFSGTITMYAGTYSPNRVLNANQKPATELKKLAEEYEKETGIKIDFIKGLPADQDYMTWVRTKASGGQLPDIIWSQWYDANTALAKGTLTDLSKYLDQPNPYVDNKPWNELLNQQIISDTKSADGSTYIINGDYVGTATYFNKEAFEKAGIKEMPTTWSEFIEACQKLKDAGYIPFAWNLASTPTGTDRITWLTRLFFTNFFADE; encoded by the coding sequence ATGAATAGCTTAAGGAAATTGGGTTTGATTTCTACTATTATTCTATTAATTTCATCAGTGCTTACAGGTTGTATCGTTCCTAGCTCTTCTCCAGAAGAAACGACAGAAACAACGGATGATGAAGAATTCAGTGGAACAATCACGATGTATGCGGGAACCTATAGTCCCAACCGGGTATTAAATGCAAATCAAAAGCCTGCAACGGAATTAAAAAAGTTGGCTGAGGAGTATGAGAAAGAAACAGGAATTAAAATTGACTTTATTAAAGGATTACCTGCGGATCAAGATTATATGACATGGGTTCGAACAAAGGCATCTGGTGGGCAATTACCAGATATTATTTGGAGCCAATGGTATGATGCGAATACTGCATTAGCAAAAGGAACACTTACAGATTTGTCAAAATACTTAGATCAGCCCAATCCTTATGTTGACAATAAACCTTGGAATGAACTTTTAAACCAACAAATTATATCTGATACGAAATCAGCGGATGGAAGTACTTATATCATAAATGGAGATTACGTTGGAACCGCAACTTATTTTAACAAAGAAGCATTTGAAAAAGCAGGTATCAAAGAAATGCCTACGACATGGTCAGAGTTTATTGAAGCATGTCAAAAATTAAAAGATGCCGGTTATATACCATTTGCATGGAATCTTGCTTCGACACCTACCGGAACAGATCGTATAACATGGTTAACTCGACTGTTTTTTACAAACTTCTTCGCTGATGAATAA
- a CDS encoding sulfatase family protein, translating to MKIIFISLDTLRAKNLGCYGYKHPTSPYIDQIAKQGVLFEKAYASDIPTEVAHTCLFTGKVGLTTGVVSHGSQSSNLQKDYEWLPTILRKTGYTTAAVDNLYHLKEWFARGYQYYINTIGKTRWIDGQTINNLAKPWINEHKDEDFFLFLHYWDPHTPYLPPKEYIPEFYDSTKNPYDLTNKSMEPAYNHPAYPFFKYHHFDLLGNITDSNYVNALYDAEIRYLDDMIKDLDDYLCELGIKDDTMLILFGDHGESLTEHDIYWDHCGLYEATVHVPMIIRWPRKIPEGIRVNRLVQHADLMPTILEAIGHELPDNLDGKSLWPLIHGEHEEHHSQIFLSECAWQASRGIRTEQYKYIETYDPGPFSRPPTELYDVINDPNEENNLSHLLPGQVDRFKKKLNEWVESKLDDREDPMSVVLREEGLPFRRRIEKVLSEYGMTWDEWKANPIRQKIDFGVKTNSSSK from the coding sequence GTGAAGATCATTTTTATTTCACTAGATACGCTTAGGGCGAAGAATCTGGGGTGTTATGGGTATAAACATCCAACAAGTCCTTATATTGATCAAATAGCAAAGCAAGGAGTTCTATTTGAAAAAGCATATGCATCGGATATTCCAACAGAAGTTGCTCACACTTGTTTATTCACTGGAAAAGTTGGATTAACGACTGGGGTTGTATCACATGGTTCCCAATCGTCTAATTTACAAAAAGACTACGAATGGCTTCCAACTATATTAAGAAAAACAGGATATACCACAGCTGCTGTAGATAATTTATATCATTTAAAGGAATGGTTCGCCAGAGGATATCAATATTATATAAATACTATTGGAAAAACAAGATGGATTGATGGTCAGACCATTAATAATCTTGCGAAACCATGGATAAATGAACATAAAGATGAAGACTTCTTTTTATTTCTGCACTATTGGGACCCGCATACACCTTATTTACCACCTAAAGAATATATTCCGGAATTTTATGATTCTACTAAAAATCCTTATGATTTAACGAATAAAAGCATGGAGCCGGCGTATAATCACCCTGCATATCCATTTTTTAAGTATCACCACTTCGATTTACTGGGGAATATTACTGATTCAAATTATGTAAACGCTTTATATGATGCAGAAATTAGATATTTAGATGATATGATAAAAGATTTAGATGATTATTTATGTGAATTGGGAATTAAGGATGACACAATGCTTATCTTGTTTGGAGATCATGGAGAAAGCTTAACAGAGCATGATATTTATTGGGATCATTGTGGACTTTATGAAGCAACGGTGCATGTACCAATGATTATTCGTTGGCCAAGAAAAATACCAGAAGGTATCAGAGTTAATCGTTTAGTTCAACATGCTGACTTGATGCCAACCATTCTTGAAGCAATTGGTCATGAATTACCAGACAATCTTGATGGTAAGAGTCTCTGGCCATTAATTCACGGTGAGCATGAAGAACATCATTCTCAAATTTTTCTAAGTGAATGTGCTTGGCAAGCATCTAGAGGTATTCGGACCGAACAATATAAATACATCGAAACATATGATCCAGGTCCTTTTAGCCGACCTCCAACTGAGCTTTATGACGTAATTAATGATCCAAATGAAGAGAATAATCTTTCTCATTTGCTTCCTGGTCAAGTAGATAGATTTAAAAAGAAGTTGAATGAATGGGTAGAATCTAAACTTGATGACAGAGAAGACCCAATGTCAGTTGTTTTAAGAGAAGAGGGACTTCCTTTTAGAAGGAGGATTGAGAAGGTTCTCTCAGAATACGGGATGACATGGGATGAATGGAAAGCTAATCCTATACGACAAAAAATTGATTTCGGTGTAAAAACAAATAGCAGTAGTAAGTAG
- a CDS encoding TolB family protein, with translation MNTLKEPYDFPVRENTKSYLEILNVETGEKRTLATFNQVIEAPNWTRDGRLIYNSGGYIYSIDMNTLKINVIDSGFATFCNNDHVLAPDESHIAVSHHTFEDRQSRIYIFPMKGGNPTLVTPMAPSYLHGWSPDGHTLAYCAERNGQYDIYTIPTSGGVEKQLTNLPGLDDGPEYSPDGKYIWFNSTRSGLMQVWRMNADGSEQTQMTFEESNNWFPHVSPNGEKVVYLAYRKGEVEPGDHPANKEVELRIMSSSGVKSRLLLKLFGGQGTINVNSWSPDSKQIAFVRYELK, from the coding sequence ATGAATACATTAAAAGAACCCTATGATTTTCCGGTACGGGAAAACACAAAAAGTTATCTTGAAATCTTAAATGTAGAAACGGGTGAAAAAAGAACGTTAGCAACCTTTAATCAGGTTATCGAAGCACCAAATTGGACTCGCGATGGCAGGCTTATATATAACAGTGGAGGGTATATCTACTCCATTGACATGAATACACTCAAAATTAATGTAATTGATTCGGGGTTCGCTACTTTTTGTAATAATGATCATGTCTTGGCTCCAGACGAATCTCACATTGCAGTAAGTCATCATACTTTTGAAGATCGTCAATCGCGCATTTATATTTTCCCGATGAAGGGTGGTAATCCGACTCTTGTTACACCGATGGCACCCTCGTACTTGCACGGTTGGTCACCTGATGGTCATACATTAGCTTACTGTGCTGAACGGAACGGACAGTATGATATCTATACAATCCCGACAAGCGGCGGGGTTGAAAAACAGTTAACTAACCTCCCGGGACTTGATGATGGTCCAGAATATTCTCCTGACGGTAAGTATATTTGGTTTAATTCAACACGTTCTGGATTAATGCAAGTTTGGCGTATGAATGCTGATGGCAGTGAACAGACGCAAATGACATTTGAAGAGAGCAATAACTGGTTTCCTCATGTATCTCCGAATGGCGAAAAAGTAGTGTATCTTGCATATCGTAAAGGGGAGGTTGAACCGGGAGATCATCCAGCTAATAAGGAGGTTGAGTTACGAATCATGTCAAGCTCCGGCGTTAAATCCCGTCTACTTCTAAAGCTGTTCGGGGGACAAGGTACAATCAATGTGAATTCTTGGTCTCCTGATAGTAAACAGATTGCATTTGTGAGATATGAGCTCAAATAA
- a CDS encoding aldo/keto reductase: MKTIKLGNSKLELPAISVGCMRINSLEKNEAENFVQTALELGANFFDHADIYGGGECEEIFADAIHMNDDVREKIFLQSKCGIRKGMFDFSKEHILESVDGILKRLNTDYLDVLLLHRPDTLVEPEEVAEAFDTLESSGKVRNFGVSNQNPMQIELLKKSVKQPIVANQLQLSITNANMISNGFNVNMENDSAINRDGSILDYCRLNDITIQPWSPFQYGFFEGVFLGNDKFPELNEKINQIANKYEVSNTTIAIAWLLRHPANMQPVIGTMNVNRLKDCCKASDIHLSREEWYEIFRAAGNVLP; encoded by the coding sequence ATGAAAACAATTAAACTTGGAAACAGCAAATTAGAATTACCTGCCATTTCTGTCGGGTGTATGCGCATCAATTCACTTGAAAAAAACGAAGCAGAGAACTTTGTTCAAACAGCATTAGAATTAGGTGCTAACTTCTTCGACCATGCTGATATTTATGGTGGTGGAGAGTGTGAAGAGATTTTTGCAGATGCGATTCATATGAATGATGATGTTCGTGAGAAAATCTTTCTGCAATCGAAGTGTGGTATTCGAAAAGGAATGTTCGATTTTTCAAAAGAACATATATTAGAATCTGTTGACGGTATTCTAAAACGATTAAATACTGATTACCTAGATGTTCTTCTTCTTCACCGTCCAGATACATTAGTTGAGCCAGAAGAAGTGGCGGAGGCCTTTGATACGCTTGAAAGTTCAGGTAAAGTACGTAATTTCGGAGTTTCCAACCAAAACCCGATGCAAATTGAGCTTCTAAAAAAATCAGTTAAACAACCGATAGTGGCAAACCAGCTGCAATTAAGTATTACTAACGCAAACATGATCTCAAATGGCTTTAATGTGAACATGGAAAATGATTCTGCTATTAATAGAGATGGCAGCATTTTAGATTACTGCAGACTAAACGATATCACGATACAGCCTTGGTCTCCTTTTCAATATGGTTTCTTTGAAGGCGTATTCCTTGGAAATGATAAATTTCCGGAACTTAATGAAAAGATTAATCAAATCGCTAACAAATATGAAGTTAGCAATACGACGATTGCAATTGCATGGCTATTGCGCCATCCAGCAAATATGCAACCAGTTATCGGCACGATGAATGTAAACAGGTTAAAGGATTGCTGTAAGGCAAGTGATATTCATCTTTCGCGTGAGGAATGGTATGAAATCTTTCGTGCAGCAGGTAATGTTCTGCCTTAA
- a CDS encoding MBL fold metallo-hydrolase, producing MELYKSGEELAYEIRQTKIYGESIAFWNLGQAGILIKGKEEDGLLCIDPYLTCSIEVKNPETEFKRAFPPVIDPAMLQEVDGVLVTHGHDDHLDVPSLKEIARVSESSFGIPAPLVTLVQEQLEAKSIHPTKDGDSFMMKGFKITPIAAAHTNYETDSLKNHVFLGYLIEVNGIRIYHSGDTIVTSELIEKVKNIKPHVAFLPINGSDYFRTSRGIIGNMSFREAVDFSAMVGIDLIVPIHYDMFPNNRENPAYFVDYLFHHYPYQKFHMMVPGERFIYHK from the coding sequence ATGGAGCTTTATAAAAGTGGTGAAGAATTAGCTTATGAGATCAGGCAGACAAAAATTTATGGAGAGTCTATTGCTTTTTGGAATTTAGGGCAAGCGGGAATTCTCATAAAAGGAAAAGAAGAGGATGGATTGCTTTGTATTGATCCTTATTTAACCTGTAGTATTGAAGTGAAAAACCCAGAGACTGAATTTAAGAGAGCGTTTCCACCGGTTATTGACCCGGCAATGCTCCAAGAGGTAGACGGGGTATTAGTTACACACGGCCACGACGATCATTTGGATGTTCCCAGTTTAAAAGAGATTGCTAGAGTCTCTGAATCTAGCTTTGGGATCCCGGCACCGCTAGTCACGTTAGTACAAGAACAACTGGAAGCTAAATCTATACATCCAACCAAAGATGGAGATTCGTTCATGATGAAAGGATTTAAGATCACACCCATTGCTGCGGCGCATACAAATTATGAAACTGATTCTTTAAAAAATCATGTTTTTTTAGGTTATTTAATAGAAGTTAATGGAATTCGAATCTATCACAGCGGGGATACAATCGTTACATCTGAACTGATTGAAAAAGTAAAAAATATAAAACCTCATGTTGCATTCTTACCAATAAATGGGTCAGACTATTTCCGCACATCAAGGGGAATAATCGGAAACATGAGTTTCAGAGAAGCAGTGGACTTTTCCGCTATGGTTGGGATCGACCTCATTGTACCGATTCATTATGATATGTTCCCGAATAACCGAGAAAATCCTGCCTATTTTGTTGATTACTTATTTCATCACTATCCTTACCAAAAATTTCATATGATGGTTCCAGGTGAAAGGTTTATTTACCATAAATAA
- a CDS encoding GNAT family N-acetyltransferase, which yields MTGDMIKEFTAKNGEKVMLRPVQIEDAEQIIHAVAQIIKSGAYIQKESARSLAEEQRFIENMIQLDNMYVAAVLNDEIVGIARVIRGELEMKRHTGLFRTWLVQSAQGNGIGSELMNYTMKWCRIHQLHKLCLTVFASNGLAHKLYERYGFIQEGVQKEQVKINGLYDDEIFMAYFFSKNE from the coding sequence ATGACAGGGGATATGATCAAAGAATTTACTGCAAAAAATGGAGAAAAGGTAATGCTTAGACCTGTTCAAATAGAAGATGCAGAACAGATCATTCATGCTGTTGCTCAAATTATTAAATCTGGCGCTTACATTCAGAAAGAATCTGCACGCAGTTTAGCAGAAGAGCAGAGATTTATTGAAAATATGATTCAATTAGATAATATGTATGTTGCTGCAGTCCTAAATGATGAAATAGTAGGCATTGCCCGTGTAATTAGAGGAGAACTTGAAATGAAACGACATACCGGGTTATTTAGAACATGGTTAGTCCAGTCAGCTCAAGGGAATGGTATAGGCTCCGAACTCATGAATTATACAATGAAATGGTGCAGGATTCATCAATTACATAAGTTATGTTTAACAGTATTTGCTTCAAATGGATTGGCCCATAAATTGTATGAACGATACGGTTTTATACAAGAAGGTGTTCAGAAGGAGCAAGTGAAAATTAATGGTTTGTATGATGACGAAATTTTTATGGCTTATTTTTTCAGTAAAAATGAATAG
- a CDS encoding VWA-like domain-containing protein: MKWHKQLLLKLQERSGKKIALAIDTSTKQTNTLLIQNIVKLFGEVAPHSLLVQADFKIRNITPIKEDKITYYTHGKSSYTEVLEWADQEKIDTLFYITDVTGYFYEELKVNCEVFWLVPDEFVPKVPFGKAIRVA, from the coding sequence ATGAAATGGCATAAGCAGCTTTTATTAAAATTACAGGAAAGAAGCGGAAAGAAAATTGCGCTAGCGATAGACACATCAACTAAACAAACGAATACATTACTCATTCAGAATATAGTTAAGCTGTTTGGTGAGGTTGCCCCTCATTCACTTTTAGTGCAAGCAGATTTTAAAATTAGAAACATAACGCCAATAAAAGAAGATAAAATAACGTATTACACTCATGGAAAGTCGTCTTACACCGAAGTATTAGAATGGGCTGATCAAGAAAAGATCGATACTCTATTTTATATTACGGATGTAACGGGCTATTTTTATGAAGAATTAAAAGTGAATTGTGAAGTATTTTGGTTAGTTCCCGATGAATTTGTTCCAAAGGTTCCTTTCGGTAAAGCAATTCGTGTTGCTTAG
- a CDS encoding methionine aminopeptidase, with translation MDFLRGIADWKQARVEKVHTDMESLGRCPDCRGRGFTSSFTSVYLPPTYDAIFDCPGCNGSGQYEDWNGNNA, from the coding sequence TTGGATTTTCTACGTGGGATAGCAGATTGGAAGCAAGCAAGAGTAGAAAAAGTGCATACTGATATGGAGTCTTTGGGGAGATGTCCAGATTGCAGAGGCAGAGGCTTTACTTCATCTTTTACAAGTGTTTATTTACCACCTACATATGATGCTATTTTTGATTGCCCTGGTTGTAATGGCAGCGGTCAATATGAGGACTGGAATGGAAATAATGCTTAA
- a CDS encoding SHOCT domain-containing protein, whose translation MAELAFKEYTFKKGSKTTVYMYQNSIEIIQNRFLGKFNKGKLLQFKNILNVTLKEPGFASNGNIVIDCGPGENKKEKHMYAIEFSKQEKELAYELKEMIEIKVEEVKNQRVDSAVDNFEKLKKIKELYDLEILSEEEYQDQKERLLEK comes from the coding sequence GTGGCTGAATTAGCATTTAAAGAATACACGTTTAAAAAAGGAAGTAAAACAACTGTATACATGTACCAAAATAGTATTGAAATCATTCAAAATAGATTTCTTGGTAAATTTAATAAAGGAAAATTACTCCAGTTTAAAAACATTTTGAATGTTACCTTAAAGGAACCGGGTTTTGCGTCTAATGGAAATATCGTAATCGACTGTGGTCCAGGTGAAAATAAAAAAGAAAAACATATGTATGCAATTGAGTTTTCTAAACAAGAAAAAGAGCTCGCTTATGAATTAAAAGAAATGATTGAGATCAAAGTTGAAGAGGTAAAAAATCAAAGGGTCGATTCTGCAGTTGACAATTTTGAAAAATTAAAGAAAATAAAAGAGCTATATGATTTAGAGATTCTTTCAGAAGAAGAATACCAAGATCAAAAAGAACGGCTTCTAGAGAAATAA
- a CDS encoding methionine aminopeptidase, whose translation MKTKLINWFEKRKKVHQEKMMKLGKCPDCRGYGVVIVPIHYAGSNIECYKCNGTGKFSEWEKNKK comes from the coding sequence ATGAAGACAAAACTGATCAATTGGTTTGAAAAAAGAAAAAAAGTTCATCAAGAAAAGATGATGAAACTTGGTAAGTGTCCTGATTGTCGTGGTTATGGAGTTGTCATTGTACCTATACACTATGCCGGAAGTAATATAGAATGTTATAAATGTAATGGAACAGGAAAATTTTCTGAATGGGAAAAAAATAAAAAATAA